One Brachyspira pilosicoli P43/6/78 genomic window carries:
- a CDS encoding DUF4912 domain-containing protein, whose amino-acid sequence MMRDPEWCFFYWDISDYDISYHSLKNRRISVRIFHVFGYDITNGEIHREIDVNAIYGDRYINLAMPHAYFIAELGYYDENNRFIVLARSNMIYAPRDSISSNYDEEWMVNEEIIKLLKAPKALRESLSSATIFELIDLRANHLQSSSSSLFRRKE is encoded by the coding sequence ATGATGAGAGACCCTGAATGGTGCTTTTTCTATTGGGATATATCTGATTATGATATATCTTATCACTCTTTGAAAAATCGCAGAATTTCTGTGAGAATATTTCATGTATTTGGTTATGATATTACAAATGGTGAAATACATAGAGAAATTGATGTTAATGCTATTTATGGAGATAGATATATAAACTTAGCTATGCCTCATGCTTATTTTATTGCTGAGTTAGGTTATTATGATGAGAATAACAGATTTATTGTATTAGCTAGAAGCAATATGATATATGCTCCAAGAGATTCAATCAGCAGTAATTATGATGAAGAATGGATGGTTAATGAAGAGATTATTAAATTACTTAAAGCTCCTAAAGCTTTGAGAGAAAGTTTATCTTCTGCTACTATATTTGAACTTATTGATTTAAGAGCAAATCATTTACAATCATCATCTTCTTCACTCTTTAGAAGAAAGGAATAA
- the ispH gene encoding 4-hydroxy-3-methylbut-2-enyl diphosphate reductase yields the protein MKVEIGKFAGFCDGVKYAVEKTFSQASKSSEEIYVDGHLIHNPQTLDMLEKTGVKTYEDTEDDMSVLDDKTVIIRAHGISPERREALSSHAKKIVNLTCKYVAKIQALVKKHSSLGYRVIVIGNPTHPEIIGVCGFAKDVYVVYKDEDIEKLPEDDKKTLIVAQTTLQKETFNKFVSQIQDKYKNSELIIKNTICEATEQRQNEILDIAKRNDVVLVIGGSESSNTRNLYKIASSIKPSFYVEFKEDLEKIDLTPYKNVGIMAGASTPDWLIEDIAQTIKDNYSSSFYRGINKIFDFLNYGYIFFSFGAFLMSYAIYDILNKPFQYRIGVIVALYYLFMSLGNGYSNYTIKISDKRRYLFYQKYKPAFLTIIVVSALIMFYLAYNVDIGILMLTILSTLLGTAYNISFEKNDRFNHSFFFRLFKKLVPFKAIIISIAVTTLLNGSILLLNRNILKENTLSYLFSVSIVFIFMFIRQALIEIKFSQSDKIAGAVTLTTYIDSDKLAIITAIIPIILLIGVIIANIFFSDFNNMKYFIPVLYSSIISFIVMKRRVITSRHLFSILIDSTLYVLFLAALI from the coding sequence ATGAAAGTAGAAATTGGAAAATTCGCAGGTTTTTGTGACGGTGTTAAATATGCCGTTGAAAAAACTTTTTCTCAAGCCTCTAAAAGCAGTGAAGAGATTTATGTAGACGGTCATCTTATACATAATCCTCAAACTTTAGATATGCTTGAAAAAACAGGCGTTAAAACCTACGAAGATACTGAAGATGATATGTCTGTGCTTGATGATAAAACTGTAATTATAAGAGCACATGGCATATCACCAGAAAGAAGAGAAGCTTTATCTAGTCATGCAAAAAAAATAGTTAATCTTACTTGCAAATATGTCGCAAAAATTCAGGCTCTAGTAAAAAAACATAGTTCATTAGGTTATAGGGTTATTGTTATAGGCAATCCTACTCACCCTGAAATTATCGGTGTATGCGGTTTTGCTAAAGATGTTTATGTTGTTTATAAAGACGAAGATATAGAAAAGCTTCCAGAAGATGATAAAAAAACTCTTATCGTAGCTCAAACAACCCTTCAAAAAGAAACATTTAACAAATTCGTTTCTCAAATACAAGATAAATACAAAAACTCTGAATTAATAATAAAAAATACAATATGCGAAGCTACCGAACAAAGACAAAATGAAATATTGGATATAGCTAAAAGAAATGATGTAGTTCTTGTTATAGGCGGAAGTGAGAGTAGTAATACTAGAAACTTATACAAAATAGCTTCCAGTATAAAGCCTTCATTTTATGTAGAGTTTAAAGAAGATTTGGAGAAAATAGACCTTACCCCATACAAAAATGTAGGTATAATGGCAGGTGCTTCCACTCCTGATTGGTTAATAGAAGATATTGCCCAAACTATAAAAGATAATTATTCAAGCAGTTTTTATAGAGGTATTAATAAAATATTTGATTTTCTTAATTATGGTTATATATTTTTTTCTTTCGGTGCTTTTTTAATGTCTTATGCTATTTATGATATTTTAAATAAACCCTTTCAATATAGAATAGGGGTGATAGTGGCATTATATTATTTATTTATGAGTTTGGGTAATGGATACAGCAATTATACTATTAAAATCAGCGACAAAAGACGATACCTTTTTTATCAAAAATATAAACCAGCATTTTTAACTATTATTGTTGTAAGTGCATTGATTATGTTTTATCTTGCATACAATGTTGATATTGGTATATTAATGCTTACAATATTATCTACACTTTTAGGAACTGCATACAATATTAGCTTTGAAAAAAATGATAGATTTAATCACTCTTTCTTCTTTAGATTATTTAAAAAATTAGTTCCATTTAAAGCTATAATTATATCTATTGCAGTTACAACGCTTTTAAATGGTTCTATACTGCTTCTTAATAGAAACATATTAAAAGAAAATACATTATCTTATTTATTTTCTGTGAGCATTGTTTTTATATTTATGTTTATAAGACAAGCTTTAATAGAAATAAAATTTTCACAAAGTGATAAAATAGCAGGAGCTGTTACTCTAACTACTTATATAGATTCAGATAAATTGGCAATAATTACAGCTATTATACCAATAATATTATTAATAGGTGTAATTATAGCAAATATATTTTTCTCAGACTTTAATAATATGAAATATTTTATACCTGTTTTATATAGCAGTATAATATCATTTATAGTAATGAAAAGAAGAGTGATAACAAGCAGACATTTATTTTCTATATTAATAGATTCTACATTATATGTATTATTTTTAGCGGCATTAATTTGA
- a CDS encoding CASTOR/POLLUX-related putative ion channel encodes MIKEIFKYFKYRIDRMLNKGLFYQLMLLVCVIIIILLIVSAFIILVFNYPIKDAFWDSLMQFIDTGNISSVDGSFGLVITFLMVTFIGVCGWGSLIAMINKALQDRINNLSKGNAFIMEKGHSIILGYGEEALTIIEEFLIAKIKNIVLLSEHNVDIIRKRVSFIKGYRKSNIIIREGSTSRIENIKLLNIKKCSSISIINNDDTESLNILLALKKILNEERDGSNEEKINICLLVHNEDTIEIIKSMEDENFTVHILYKYELLYKLISQSIIYTGLSSVYEDLFSNDGNDFKIESNHNFEDDIFEEAALKYMNKGIILVGIIENDMEFLKVPDSKYIIKKNDKLVTLYKNNDKNDIITANKNDKYNNNNIIHNILLISEEKNNNDVVREIKEYIENANLESLSYDAIKMHKNKYQFLLEKIKSSNITKIVLISEDSITDAKSINILLIIRQIIKKENIQLSILSLLDSIQKRNLIYSDDVRDFIVSGKLIGMLMAQASIDYNILYLFYGLLSKNGKDIIISSYSKYFNDNKTFKDAYFDLLDRGIIIIGIKRYDDILLNPTQDFLLDSKDEIIIIITSYI; translated from the coding sequence ATGATTAAAGAAATATTTAAATACTTTAAGTATAGAATTGATAGAATGCTTAATAAAGGCTTATTCTATCAATTAATGCTTTTAGTTTGCGTTATAATAATTATTCTTTTAATAGTTTCTGCTTTTATAATACTAGTTTTTAATTATCCTATAAAAGATGCTTTTTGGGATAGTTTGATGCAATTTATAGATACTGGTAATATATCATCTGTAGACGGAAGTTTTGGACTTGTTATTACTTTTTTAATGGTTACTTTTATAGGTGTATGCGGTTGGGGTTCTCTTATTGCTATGATTAATAAAGCATTGCAAGATAGAATAAACAATTTAAGTAAGGGTAATGCTTTCATTATGGAAAAGGGGCATTCTATAATACTTGGATATGGAGAAGAGGCACTTACTATTATAGAAGAGTTCTTAATTGCAAAAATTAAAAATATAGTATTACTTTCTGAGCATAATGTTGATATTATTAGGAAGAGAGTTTCTTTTATTAAAGGTTATAGAAAATCTAATATTATTATAAGAGAAGGCTCTACTAGCAGAATAGAAAATATAAAACTTCTTAATATAAAAAAATGTTCTAGTATATCTATTATTAATAATGATGATACTGAGTCATTGAATATTTTACTTGCATTAAAAAAGATTTTAAATGAAGAGAGAGATGGCAGTAATGAGGAAAAAATAAATATATGCCTTTTGGTTCATAATGAAGATACTATAGAAATAATAAAATCTATGGAAGATGAAAATTTTACTGTGCATATACTTTATAAATATGAATTATTATATAAACTTATTTCTCAAAGCATTATATATACAGGTCTTAGCAGCGTTTATGAAGATTTATTTTCTAATGATGGCAATGATTTTAAAATAGAAAGCAATCATAATTTTGAAGATGATATATTTGAAGAAGCTGCTTTAAAATATATGAATAAAGGAATAATACTTGTTGGTATAATAGAAAATGATATGGAGTTTTTAAAAGTACCTGACAGTAAATATATAATAAAGAAAAATGATAAATTAGTTACTCTCTATAAAAATAATGATAAAAACGATATCATAACTGCAAATAAAAATGATAAATATAATAACAATAATATAATTCATAATATTTTGTTAATATCTGAAGAGAAAAACAATAATGATGTTGTAAGAGAGATAAAAGAATATATAGAAAATGCAAACTTAGAATCTTTAAGTTATGATGCCATAAAAATGCATAAAAACAAATATCAATTCTTATTGGAGAAAATAAAAAGCTCTAATATAACAAAAATAGTTTTAATATCTGAAGACAGCATAACAGATGCAAAAAGCATAAATATACTTCTTATCATAAGACAAATAATAAAAAAAGAAAATATACAATTATCTATATTATCTTTATTAGACTCTATACAGAAAAGGAATTTAATATATTCTGATGATGTTAGAGATTTTATAGTAAGCGGTAAGTTAATAGGTATGCTTATGGCTCAGGCTTCTATTGACTATAATATATTGTATTTGTTTTATGGGCTTTTAAGTAAAAATGGAAAAGACATAATAATATCATCATATTCAAAATATTTTAATGATAATAAAACTTTTAAAGATGCTTATTTTGATTTGCTTGATAGGGGAATTATTATAATAGGAATAAAAAGGTATGATGATATACTTTTAAATCCTACTCAAGACTTTTTATTAGACAGCAAAGATGAAATAATCATAATAATAACAAGCTATATATAA